From the genome of Miscanthus floridulus cultivar M001 chromosome 10, ASM1932011v1, whole genome shotgun sequence, one region includes:
- the LOC136485114 gene encoding coiled-coil domain-containing protein SCD2-like isoform X2 — translation MDWRRAGSPTYGRRRSAGGIYSAPASPAHPLGAATTTAAAAARSNSKARAAAAMAHAMSRAADPRDDDDADHAGSNGMMSPLHGGAYGYGYGGRSPLHAAAAGGGGGAKDKYFGFALPKLGRNGVDSAAANRAPSTGRSTFAPPVGVSVRPLQAVEIPTGTPKDRRAVYPDPTFAQSARSRDSHDSSTLTEELEMLKDENVNLLEKLGLAEEKLRQSEARTTELEKQVANLGNGLSMEVKLMKRREEMLVRKEQEIRKALISKNGKSEELTTLQQQLQSAREEASAAVKKLKEAESETQELRTMTHRVILSKEEMEEVVMKRCWLARYWGLAVQYGIYPDISMSKHEYWSSLAPLPFEYVTSAGQRAKNGSETESNGLEDVDKLVHDLTVTAGEGNVETMLAVDKGLQELAFLKVEDAVLFALAQHHRSNVAGAADPDIKSSGDEKFTEAFDLSKDEEEDVLFKQAWLIYFWRRAKTHNVEEDIAEERLQMWIDRHGQQPTSHDAVDVEQGIHELRKLGIEQLLWELSRHEANLAKDEPSDVEDLT, via the exons ATGGACTGGCGCCGGGCCGGCAGCCCGACCTACGGGCGCCGGCGCTCGGCGGGCGGGATCTACTCGGCGCCGGCGTCCCCGGCGCACCCTCTCGGCGCCGCCacgacaacggcggcggcggcggcgcggtccAACTCCAAGGCCCGCGcggccgccgccatggcgcacGCCATGTCGCGCGCCGCGGACCCGcgagacgacgacgacgcggaCCACGCCGGCAGCAACGGGATGATGAGCCCCCTCCACGGCGGCGCGTACGGGTACGGGTACGGCGGCCGGAGCCCGCTGCACGCAGccgctgccggcggcggcggcggggccaaGGACAAGTACTTCGGTTTCGCTCTTCCTAAG TTAGGTCGGAATGGTGTGGACTCAGCTGCAGCAAATCGTGCACCATCAACAGGAAGGTCAACCTTTGCACCTCCAGTTGGCGTTAGTGTGAGGCCTCTACAAGCTGTGGAAATTCCCACTGGGACACCTAAGGATAGAAG GGCTGTTTATCCAGATCCCACTTTTGCCCAGTCCGCACGGTCACGGGACTCACATGACAGTTCAACACTAACAGAAGAG CTTGAAATGCTAAAAGATGAGAACGTAAATCTTCTGGAGAAG CTTGGGCTAGCAGAAGAGAAACTTAGACAATCTGAAGCCCGGACAACGGAGCTTGAGAAACAG GTTGCTAATCTCGGCAATGGGTTATCTATGGAAGTAAAACTTATGAAAAG GAGGGAGGAGATGCTTGTAAGAAAGGAG CAAGAGATAAGAAAAGCTCTTATATCCAAGAATGGTAAAAGTGAGGAACTCACCACTCTTCAACAACAGCTACAG TCTGCAAGAGAAGAAGCATCTGCTGCTGTGAAGAAACTCAAAGAAGCTGAATCCGAAACACAAGAGTTGCGTACAATGACACACAGGGTGATCTTAAGCAAAGAAGAAATG GAAGAGGTTGTCATGAAGAGGTGTTGGTTAGCCCGTTATTGGGGCTTGGCTGTCCAATATG GCATTTATCCAGATATCTCAATGTCAAAACATGAATACTGGTCTTCACTTGCACCTCTTCCGTTTGAGTATGTAACATCGGCTGGACAGAGAGCTAAGAATGGATCTGAAACAGAAAGTAATGGTTTGGAAGACGTAGACAAGCTTGTTCATGATTTGACTGTTACAGCAGGGGAAGGCAACGTAGAAACCATGCTTGCTGTTGATAAAGGACTTCAAGAACTAGCTTTCCTGAAG GTTGAGGATGCGGTACTTTTTGCCCTTGCCCAACACCATCGTTCAAATGTTGCTGGAGCAGCTGATCCAG ATATTAAATCATCTGGGGATGAAAAATTCACTGAAGCATTTG ACCTAAGCaaggatgaggaagaagatgtACTGTTCAAGCAG GCTTGGCTCATCTACTTCTGGAGAAGGGCTAAAACCCACAACGTGGAAGAGGATATTGCTGAGGAGCGATTGCAGATGTGGATCGATCGACACGGCCAGCAACCAACGTCACATGACGCTGTGGATG TTGAGCAAGGCATCCACGAGCTGAGGAAGCTGGGCATCGAGCAGCTCCTCTGGGAGCTCTCCCGCCATGAGGCGAACCTCGCGAAAGACGAACCGTCGGATGTCGAGGACCTGACCTAA
- the LOC136485114 gene encoding coiled-coil domain-containing protein SCD2-like isoform X1, with amino-acid sequence MDAPRGGGGGHTRRPGPSGAAADQRRAAAAQAMARMEEMMLAHAGAAGEFSIILDAPLPSLQQYRRNPAPPSASSSTNSSPFRRGAQGGGGGRDEGVPARLRRDGSGSGHDALDDTDTAAARTSRRGAVDGTGAGAARPRAGGARREREQEETVEAPVRLTDPRSVRRPVSRGATPPPRSTEVRRVAAQEEEQRAVRREREQEETIEAPVRLTDPRVVRRPVSRGATPPPRSRVAAQEEEEETPLQLLARGGRSSSVTRPAEAPQPTVAPQASETVAAASLPATRPSSRRSRRDVGVKQVVSEVASSVDSDVESVGRWSSRGSEDGGDEAVSLPKPLAAVVARDRSRSNSPAISRNGVDSAAANRAPSTGRSTFAPPVGVSVRPLQAVEIPTGTPKDRRAVYPDPTFAQSARSRDSHDSSTLTEELEMLKDENVNLLEKLGLAEEKLRQSEARTTELEKQVANLGNGLSMEVKLMKRREEMLVRKEQEIRKALISKNGKSEELTTLQQQLQSAREEASAAVKKLKEAESETQELRTMTHRVILSKEEMEEVVMKRCWLARYWGLAVQYGIYPDISMSKHEYWSSLAPLPFEYVTSAGQRAKNGSETESNGLEDVDKLVHDLTVTAGEGNVETMLAVDKGLQELAFLKVEDAVLFALAQHHRSNVAGAADPDIKSSGDEKFTEAFDLSKDEEEDVLFKQAWLIYFWRRAKTHNVEEDIAEERLQMWIDRHGQQPTSHDAVDVEQGIHELRKLGIEQLLWELSRHEANLAKDEPSDVEDLT; translated from the exons ATGGACGcgccccgcggcggcggcggcggccacacgAGGCGGCCGGGGCCCTCCGGCGCGGCGGCGGACCAGCGCCGAGCGGCCGCGGCGCAGGCGATGGCGCGCATGGAAGAGATGATGCTCGCGCACGCAGGCGCCGCCGGCGAGTTCAGTATCATCCTCGATGCCCCTCTGCCTTCGCTCCAGCAGTACCGCCGCAACCCCGCGCCGCCgtcggcctcctcctccaccaactCCTCCCCGTTCCGACGCGGCGCgcagggcggcggcggaggacggGACGAGGGAGTCCCCGCGCGCTTGCGCCGCGACGGGAGCGGGAGCGGGCACGACGCTCTTGACGACACGGACACCGCCGCGGCGCGCACCTCTCGCCGCGGCGCGGTCGATGgaacgggcgcgggcgcggcacgGCCGCGAGCGGGTGGCGCGCGCCGCGAGCGCGAGCAGGAGGAGACGGTAGAGGCGCCGGTGCGGCTGACGGACCCGCGGAGCGTACGGAGGCCGGTCTCCCGCGGCGCGACGCCTCCACCGAGGTCCACCGAGGTGAGACGCGTGGCGGCTCAGGAGGAGGAACAGCGTGCCGTGCGCCGCGAGCGCGAGCAGGAGGAGACGATAGAGGCGCCGGTGCGGCTGACGGACCCGCGGGTCGTTCGGAGGCCGGTCTCCCGCGGCGCAACGCCTCCACCGAGGTCACGCGTGGCGgctcaggaggaggaagaggagacgCCGCTTCAGCTGCTGGCACGCGGCGGGCGGAGCTCAAGCGTGACGAGGCCTGCAGAAGCGCCGCAACCGACGGTAGCGCCGCAAGCGTCAGAGACCGTGGCTGCTGCCAGCCTGCCTGCCACAAGGCCCTCTAGTCGGCGGTCGAGGCGGGACGTCGGCGTGAAGCAAGTTGTGTCTGAGGTAGCGTCGAGCGTGGACTCTGACGTGGAGAGCGTCGGGCGGTGGAGCAGCCGAGGGAGTGAGGACGGTGGGGATGAGGCAGTGTCGTTGCCCAAGCCTTTGGCGGCCGTCGTCGCCAGGGACCGGAGCAGGAGCAATTCGCCCGCGATAA GTCGGAATGGTGTGGACTCAGCTGCAGCAAATCGTGCACCATCAACAGGAAGGTCAACCTTTGCACCTCCAGTTGGCGTTAGTGTGAGGCCTCTACAAGCTGTGGAAATTCCCACTGGGACACCTAAGGATAGAAG GGCTGTTTATCCAGATCCCACTTTTGCCCAGTCCGCACGGTCACGGGACTCACATGACAGTTCAACACTAACAGAAGAG CTTGAAATGCTAAAAGATGAGAACGTAAATCTTCTGGAGAAG CTTGGGCTAGCAGAAGAGAAACTTAGACAATCTGAAGCCCGGACAACGGAGCTTGAGAAACAG GTTGCTAATCTCGGCAATGGGTTATCTATGGAAGTAAAACTTATGAAAAG GAGGGAGGAGATGCTTGTAAGAAAGGAG CAAGAGATAAGAAAAGCTCTTATATCCAAGAATGGTAAAAGTGAGGAACTCACCACTCTTCAACAACAGCTACAG TCTGCAAGAGAAGAAGCATCTGCTGCTGTGAAGAAACTCAAAGAAGCTGAATCCGAAACACAAGAGTTGCGTACAATGACACACAGGGTGATCTTAAGCAAAGAAGAAATG GAAGAGGTTGTCATGAAGAGGTGTTGGTTAGCCCGTTATTGGGGCTTGGCTGTCCAATATG GCATTTATCCAGATATCTCAATGTCAAAACATGAATACTGGTCTTCACTTGCACCTCTTCCGTTTGAGTATGTAACATCGGCTGGACAGAGAGCTAAGAATGGATCTGAAACAGAAAGTAATGGTTTGGAAGACGTAGACAAGCTTGTTCATGATTTGACTGTTACAGCAGGGGAAGGCAACGTAGAAACCATGCTTGCTGTTGATAAAGGACTTCAAGAACTAGCTTTCCTGAAG GTTGAGGATGCGGTACTTTTTGCCCTTGCCCAACACCATCGTTCAAATGTTGCTGGAGCAGCTGATCCAG ATATTAAATCATCTGGGGATGAAAAATTCACTGAAGCATTTG ACCTAAGCaaggatgaggaagaagatgtACTGTTCAAGCAG GCTTGGCTCATCTACTTCTGGAGAAGGGCTAAAACCCACAACGTGGAAGAGGATATTGCTGAGGAGCGATTGCAGATGTGGATCGATCGACACGGCCAGCAACCAACGTCACATGACGCTGTGGATG TTGAGCAAGGCATCCACGAGCTGAGGAAGCTGGGCATCGAGCAGCTCCTCTGGGAGCTCTCCCGCCATGAGGCGAACCTCGCGAAAGACGAACCGTCGGATGTCGAGGACCTGACCTAA